In Mycoplasmopsis fermentans PG18, one genomic interval encodes:
- a CDS encoding PTS transporter subunit EIIC, which yields MDKAQAKIPNKEIKSNPKKGKIKDWFQQLARGLMLPIAILPIAGLLLGIGGAIGANTTNSAGQTTANIFKGVSEVIFGNLPILFCIAIAITFSKDKGGAGFSAAIAYLVFTSSQLAFIQFDGVDIVKSIFWFHKPVAGLVGSNLGMKSLNTSIFGGMVIGIVTAYTFNYFSKIELPPALSFFSGIRLVPIILVPISFGVSIVFLLLWPWIGLAIYELGKLMQRSPIGLDGFIYGILGRALMPFGLHHIPIVLAYQTEFGGVLSKEMIDAAVTAGKISSKVATDLKNSLESFSKGKDVITGDQNIWNYINQLNYNSIDNIKLFPWFQKTLGVNAGRFTQDYPTYIGTCMGIGLAMILLAEKENRKNVAITIGSAMGVAFLTGITEPLEFTFLFIAPQLYYAIYVPLSGLAYALMEWTGAHVGVGFARGFIDLIIYGVIPVAKGTAFYFAFLWALVLGGVAFVTFFFWIKYGKIATPGRLGNNIGLINKKQYQELKQQEADRKLIEQAGGEKVFDDANIEGIVNKLGGLKNLNNVSACATRLRIELKENVDIKAEYFVPYGSFGLVHDNLSVQVILGGKATVVASKINEKLSDES from the coding sequence ATGGATAAAGCTCAAGCTAAAATTCCTAATAAAGAAATTAAGAGCAATCCTAAAAAAGGAAAAATCAAAGATTGATTTCAACAACTAGCTAGAGGTTTAATGTTGCCTATTGCAATTTTACCTATTGCTGGTTTATTATTAGGAATCGGTGGAGCTATTGGTGCAAATACAACTAATAGTGCTGGTCAAACAACTGCTAATATTTTCAAAGGTGTATCTGAAGTTATTTTTGGAAACTTACCTATTTTATTCTGTATTGCCATAGCGATCACATTTTCAAAAGACAAAGGTGGAGCAGGATTCTCGGCTGCTATTGCTTACCTTGTCTTTACTAGTTCTCAATTAGCATTCATCCAATTTGATGGTGTTGATATTGTTAAAAGTATTTTTTGATTCCACAAACCAGTTGCTGGACTTGTAGGAAGTAACTTAGGAATGAAATCATTAAATACAAGTATTTTTGGTGGTATGGTTATTGGAATTGTCACTGCATATACATTTAATTATTTCTCTAAAATTGAATTACCACCTGCACTTTCATTCTTCTCAGGAATTAGATTAGTGCCAATTATTTTAGTACCTATTTCTTTTGGTGTATCTATTGTATTCTTATTATTATGACCATGAATTGGTTTAGCAATTTATGAATTAGGTAAACTAATGCAAAGATCACCAATAGGTTTAGATGGATTTATTTATGGTATATTAGGCCGTGCTTTAATGCCTTTTGGTTTACACCACATTCCAATTGTTTTAGCATATCAAACTGAATTTGGTGGTGTGTTATCTAAGGAAATGATTGATGCGGCTGTAACAGCTGGTAAAATTTCTTCAAAAGTAGCTACTGATTTAAAAAATTCATTAGAGAGTTTTTCTAAAGGAAAAGATGTTATTACTGGTGACCAAAACATCTGAAACTACATTAATCAATTAAATTACAATAGCATTGATAATATTAAATTATTCCCTTGATTCCAAAAAACTCTTGGAGTTAATGCCGGAAGATTTACCCAAGACTATCCAACCTACATTGGAACATGTATGGGTATTGGTTTAGCTATGATTCTTTTAGCTGAAAAAGAAAATCGTAAAAATGTAGCGATAACAATAGGTTCAGCAATGGGTGTTGCATTCTTAACAGGTATTACAGAACCTCTTGAATTTACATTCTTGTTTATTGCTCCTCAACTTTATTATGCTATTTATGTACCACTTAGTGGTTTAGCATATGCATTAATGGAATGAACAGGAGCTCACGTTGGTGTTGGTTTTGCTCGTGGTTTCATTGACTTAATTATTTATGGTGTTATTCCAGTTGCTAAAGGTACTGCATTCTACTTTGCATTCTTATGAGCTCTTGTTTTAGGAGGTGTTGCCTTTGTAACATTCTTCTTCTGAATTAAATATGGCAAAATCGCAACTCCAGGTCGTCTTGGAAATAATATTGGTTTAATTAATAAAAAACAATATCAAGAATTAAAACAACAAGAAGCTGATAGAAAATTAATTGAACAAGCAGGCGGAGAAAAAGTATTTGACGATGCTAATATTGAAGGTATTGTTAATAAATTAGGCGGTCTTAAAAACTTAAACAATGTTTCTGCTTGTGCAACTAGATTAAGAATTGAATTAAAAGAAAATGTTGATATTAAAGCAGAATATTTTGTACCATATGGATCATTTGGTTTAGTTCATGATAATTTATCAGTTCAAGTAATACTTGGCGGAAAAGCAACTGTAGTTGCAAGTAAAATTAACGAAAAATTAAGTGATGAGTCTTAA
- a CDS encoding copper homeostasis protein CutC, with translation MKNIVTEVAVDSYQSALNADLAKAKRVELCSDLVLGGLTPSVGLYNLVRKNTKLDIVVMIRPRSGDFCYSASEIEHIIEDIKVFSSLKADALVVGILNGDFSINLEAMKKVIKAAKNTPIVFHRAFDVVNDQFKELENLKRLGVKRILTSGAKPNCDLGLERIKELVKVANGEITIMPGAGVNANNADKIVQETKATEIHFTAKSIVNTSSLDKSKEVNYSSKELNEHLKIESEVAKITEIIDKIKAA, from the coding sequence ATGAAAAATATTGTTACAGAAGTAGCTGTTGATTCATATCAATCAGCATTAAATGCAGATTTAGCTAAAGCCAAAAGAGTTGAACTTTGCTCAGACTTAGTGTTAGGAGGCTTAACTCCTTCGGTTGGTTTATATAACTTAGTGAGAAAAAATACTAAGCTTGATATTGTAGTTATGATTAGACCAAGGTCAGGAGATTTTTGTTATAGTGCTAGTGAAATAGAACATATTATTGAAGATATTAAAGTATTTAGCAGTTTAAAAGCAGATGCTTTAGTTGTCGGAATTTTAAATGGTGACTTTAGCATTAATTTAGAAGCTATGAAAAAAGTAATAAAAGCTGCTAAAAATACTCCAATAGTATTTCATCGAGCTTTTGATGTAGTTAATGATCAATTTAAAGAATTAGAAAATCTTAAAAGACTTGGAGTTAAAAGAATTTTAACTTCAGGAGCTAAACCAAATTGTGATTTAGGTCTCGAAAGAATCAAAGAATTAGTAAAAGTAGCTAATGGCGAAATAACTATTATGCCAGGAGCTGGAGTTAATGCTAATAATGCTGATAAAATAGTGCAAGAAACTAAAGCTACTGAAATTCACTTTACTGCTAAAAGCATAGTAAATACAAGTAGTTTGGACAAAAGTAAGGAAGTAAATTATTCTTCAAAAGAATTAAATGAACATCTAAAAATTGAAAGTGAAGTAGCTAAAATTACTGAAATAATTGATAAGATTAAAGCAGCTTAA
- the rpsB gene encoding 30S ribosomal protein S2 → MSEKKETAVQETAKVEKKFIVSKDKLLEAGTYFGHKASMWNPRMKEFLLPQPKRGVHVINSNFTLQRLEFIYNLLNKFLAKNPHASFIFVGTKKQARETIKDNALRINSYYVTERWLGGTLTNSSTIFKRVKTMEELEAKAAKGFEGYTKKEGLLFQKKLDKLHKNLEGIRRMQGLPTFMIVADPNDDEIAVKEARKKGVKIIGILDSNANPDLVDFGIPANDDSAKSITLIITILADAIATARGGRARFAFQPDEKIVLPEFKSERKENNFVRRPFNHNRNENHEAGERKAHHSENHEQEVKEEKSSKGKKQSEEVVAKKPDTKKTATK, encoded by the coding sequence ATGTCAGAAAAAAAAGAAACAGCAGTTCAAGAAACTGCAAAAGTTGAAAAAAAATTTATCGTTTCTAAAGATAAATTATTAGAAGCTGGTACATATTTTGGCCACAAAGCAAGTATGTGAAATCCTCGTATGAAGGAATTCTTATTACCACAACCAAAACGTGGAGTACATGTTATTAACTCAAACTTCACATTACAAAGACTTGAATTTATTTACAACTTATTGAATAAATTCTTAGCAAAAAATCCACATGCGTCATTTATTTTTGTTGGTACAAAAAAACAAGCACGCGAAACAATTAAAGATAATGCTTTAAGAATAAATAGCTACTATGTTACTGAAAGATGACTTGGTGGTACATTAACTAATTCTTCAACAATTTTCAAAAGAGTTAAAACTATGGAAGAATTAGAAGCTAAAGCTGCTAAAGGTTTTGAAGGTTACACTAAAAAAGAAGGTCTTTTATTCCAAAAGAAATTAGACAAACTTCACAAAAACCTTGAAGGTATTCGTCGTATGCAAGGACTTCCAACATTTATGATTGTTGCAGATCCTAATGATGACGAAATTGCTGTTAAGGAAGCACGTAAAAAAGGTGTAAAAATTATTGGTATTTTAGACTCAAATGCTAACCCAGATTTAGTAGACTTTGGTATTCCTGCTAATGATGATTCAGCTAAAAGTATTACATTAATTATTACAATTTTAGCTGATGCTATTGCAACAGCTAGAGGTGGTAGAGCTCGTTTTGCTTTCCAACCTGATGAAAAAATTGTTTTACCAGAATTCAAAAGTGAAAGAAAAGAAAACAATTTTGTAAGAAGACCATTTAACCATAACAGAAACGAAAATCATGAAGCCGGTGAAAGAAAAGCTCACCATTCAGAAAATCATGAACAAGAAGTTAAAGAAGAAAAATCTTCAAAAGGCAAAAAACAGTCAGAAGAAGTAGTTGCTAAAAAACCAGATACTAAAAAAACTGCAACTAAATAG
- the tsf gene encoding translation elongation factor Ts, which yields MDKLGLIKELRERTNGGMVDCKKALEESNWDIEKAITWLKSNGKIKAAKKANRVSAEGLVAIAANATKAVMVELNCETDFVARNEKFKALVEKIAKLILDSKAKTVEAALKLKDGKETVNSLCENLTATIGEKITLRRFEIVEAKKGEILGHFVHVNGQIAAIVKVAGSHEESARNVAMHLSAMKPEFIFAKDIPARRLQLFKDEFVVPANFDKKPEKVQEMIRQGSLNKKIGEVTLEEQPFMMDESLTINKYLANHKSKLVSAIRYGVGEGIEKVACDFASEVAAQMKK from the coding sequence ATGGATAAATTAGGTTTAATTAAAGAATTACGTGAACGTACCAATGGTGGTATGGTTGACTGTAAAAAAGCTTTAGAAGAATCAAACTGAGACATTGAAAAAGCTATTACATGATTAAAAAGTAATGGAAAAATTAAAGCTGCTAAAAAAGCTAACAGAGTTTCAGCTGAAGGTTTAGTTGCTATTGCAGCTAATGCTACTAAAGCTGTTATGGTTGAATTAAACTGTGAAACAGACTTTGTTGCACGTAATGAAAAATTCAAAGCTTTAGTAGAAAAAATTGCTAAATTAATTTTAGATTCTAAAGCTAAAACAGTTGAAGCTGCTCTTAAATTAAAAGATGGTAAAGAAACTGTTAACTCATTATGTGAAAATTTAACAGCAACAATTGGCGAAAAAATTACACTTCGTCGTTTTGAAATTGTTGAAGCTAAAAAAGGTGAAATTTTAGGTCACTTTGTTCACGTTAATGGTCAAATCGCTGCTATTGTTAAAGTAGCAGGTAGTCATGAAGAAAGTGCAAGAAATGTTGCAATGCACTTAAGTGCTATGAAACCAGAATTTATTTTTGCTAAAGATATTCCTGCAAGAAGACTTCAATTATTCAAAGATGAATTTGTAGTTCCAGCAAACTTTGACAAAAAACCAGAAAAAGTTCAAGAAATGATTCGTCAAGGATCACTTAACAAAAAAATTGGTGAAGTTACTTTAGAAGAACAACCATTTATGATGGATGAAAGTTTAACAATCAATAAATACTTAGCTAACCATAAAAGTAAATTAGTTTCAGCTATTCGTTATGGTGTAGGTGAAGGTATTGAAAAAGTTGCTTGTGACTTTGCTTCAGAAGTTGCTGCGCAAATGAAAAAATAA
- a CDS encoding PTS sugar transporter subunit IIA: MKFNNFLNKNSIFVHSNFDKKDDVLHFLSHQLNEQNFVSDEKKIYEAFLYREELMNTAIGGGIAICQALSSTVKKDTLCILTMNNDGVNDWKADDEKNVNLVFALVLSKNNRNLQIDTLQMISILALDNTLDNKIMKAKNADEIYEVMSKFNVDMHQYE, from the coding sequence ATGAAATTCAATAATTTTTTAAACAAAAATTCTATTTTTGTACATTCAAATTTTGATAAAAAAGATGATGTTTTGCACTTTTTATCACATCAACTAAATGAACAAAACTTTGTTAGTGATGAAAAGAAAATATATGAAGCTTTTTTATATAGAGAAGAATTAATGAATACTGCAATAGGCGGTGGCATTGCAATTTGTCAAGCATTAAGCTCAACAGTTAAAAAAGACACATTATGTATTTTAACTATGAATAATGATGGGGTTAATGATTGAAAAGCTGATGATGAAAAGAATGTTAATTTAGTTTTTGCTTTAGTATTAAGTAAAAATAATCGTAATTTACAAATTGATACTTTACAAATGATTAGTATTTTAGCTTTAGATAATACTTTGGATAATAAAATTATGAAAGCCAAAAATGCTGATGAAATTTATGAAGTAATGAGTAAATTTAATGTTGATATGCACCAATACGAATAA
- a CDS encoding DegV family protein, producing MKKIGFIVDGFISEPQELILKKGYGYFPFLTDIDGVVYKDGIDLDQEDLLHKLDQGKSVKSSMPNVKAVLDTVDKMTKEYDEVIYFPIGSSLSSSCNNIATICKEYKNFHVYDNCWVGDQYNEIINHIKKVYEKYQTLDKVFEELEWIKNNSIIYVLPIKLNYLIEGGRVNNSFKKFVLKTMSKLRIYPYVKFIKQHVSTAGIARGVKGAIIQIFKKLGAFVKAKDLKTLTENFKIDWIHGIDEEVNKTVRKVSKEKNIKIDTERWTSSAIAVHTGPEAFSLSIMPRLEKREI from the coding sequence ATGAAAAAAATAGGTTTTATTGTTGACGGCTTTATTAGTGAACCGCAAGAACTAATTCTTAAAAAAGGTTATGGTTATTTTCCTTTTTTAACAGATATTGATGGTGTAGTTTATAAAGATGGTATTGACTTAGACCAAGAAGATTTATTGCATAAACTTGATCAAGGAAAATCAGTTAAATCATCTATGCCAAATGTTAAAGCTGTTTTAGATACAGTGGACAAAATGACTAAAGAATATGATGAAGTAATTTACTTCCCAATTGGTTCATCATTATCTTCAAGTTGCAACAACATTGCAACAATTTGCAAAGAATATAAAAACTTTCACGTTTATGATAACTGCTGAGTTGGTGACCAATACAATGAAATTATTAATCATATTAAAAAAGTTTATGAAAAATATCAAACACTAGACAAAGTATTTGAAGAATTAGAATGAATAAAAAACAATTCAATAATTTACGTTTTGCCAATAAAACTTAATTATTTGATTGAGGGCGGTAGAGTTAATAATAGCTTTAAAAAATTCGTTTTAAAAACAATGTCTAAATTAAGAATTTATCCTTATGTTAAGTTTATTAAACAACATGTTTCAACAGCTGGAATAGCTCGTGGTGTTAAGGGTGCAATAATTCAAATATTTAAAAAATTAGGAGCTTTCGTTAAAGCAAAAGATCTCAAAACATTAACAGAAAACTTCAAAATTGACTGAATTCACGGAATTGATGAAGAAGTTAATAAAACTGTTCGTAAAGTTTCAAAAGAAAAAAATATTAAAATAGATACAGAAAGATGAACATCTTCTGCCATCGCAGTTCATACAGGTCCTGAAGCTTTCTCTTTAAGTATCATGCCTAGATTAGAAAAAAGAGAAATTTAA
- a CDS encoding MHO_4530 family protein → MDQLLLGIAIIIACVILIDIFIIVFIYLNHVHKVKTNGLAIFKLDFGQKKIIRLSSKSLSGSLNMDSRLQGLSANQYVDFDVFLSYLDEESQKNLTEYLSQNDNNDKRFNIYCKMSSKGYRTHQNAQGLKLLNIKMTKEKILLKFFPLGNNRYYLTIHWNARPKRSASTTFKFIKKSEDLYNALNKEKYILAYALGINEFLYNNVISKSDIEDILRIFELNNMFGYYYVKNGLILLIFETNSSFWLNHYTKKALKRLKFLHERKIINPFFNSFAFLSVNTFKSVDDVQELVDKSKYLIQHLNNKRKFDKYSSWLISDTKHDNHYQEFKSMMLDYEKKNELQQYIKENIPIISYKTKRQSKVAILKNRVIGYSDQDSEFFNNVSWYRLIYTNKWNKYLMENCEEDENIILETNEYDLINLNTYDRPKTTLLIKPLQNGFNYRLINNAFSNLKEGINLGLYIEKINDRLTNYVNIGNIKVFVISEKICKYIEKDQILYIKLLNFVKTISTIKNHVIIYQNLPEGLDELMVKTLDVQYVCK, encoded by the coding sequence ATGGATCAATTATTATTGGGAATAGCAATTATAATAGCATGTGTTATTTTAATAGACATCTTTATTATAGTTTTTATTTACTTAAATCATGTTCATAAAGTCAAAACAAATGGTTTAGCAATCTTTAAATTAGACTTTGGACAAAAAAAAATAATTCGCTTGAGTTCTAAAAGCTTAAGTGGATCTTTAAACATGGACTCACGTCTTCAAGGTCTTTCAGCTAATCAATATGTCGACTTTGATGTCTTTCTTTCTTACTTAGATGAAGAGAGCCAAAAAAACTTGACTGAATATCTTTCACAAAACGACAATAATGATAAAAGATTTAATATTTACTGCAAGATGAGTTCTAAAGGCTATCGAACACATCAAAATGCTCAAGGTTTAAAACTTCTAAACATTAAAATGACTAAAGAAAAAATTCTTTTAAAATTCTTCCCTCTTGGAAATAATCGATACTACTTAACAATCCACTGAAACGCAAGACCAAAAAGAAGTGCTTCAACAACATTTAAATTTATTAAAAAATCTGAAGATTTATATAATGCTTTAAATAAGGAAAAATATATTTTGGCTTATGCTTTGGGCATCAATGAATTTCTCTACAATAATGTCATTAGTAAATCAGACATTGAAGATATTTTGAGAATATTTGAGCTTAATAATATGTTTGGATATTACTACGTTAAAAACGGATTAATATTATTAATCTTTGAAACCAATTCGTCATTCTGGCTAAACCACTACACTAAAAAAGCACTTAAAAGATTAAAATTCTTACATGAAAGAAAAATTATTAATCCATTTTTCAATAGCTTTGCTTTTTTAAGTGTTAACACTTTCAAAAGTGTTGATGATGTTCAAGAATTAGTTGATAAATCAAAATACTTAATACAACACTTAAATAACAAACGCAAATTTGATAAATATTCTTCTTGATTAATTTCAGATACAAAACATGACAACCATTATCAAGAATTTAAATCTATGATGCTTGATTATGAAAAGAAAAATGAATTGCAACAATATATAAAAGAAAACATTCCAATTATTTCATATAAAACTAAACGTCAAAGCAAAGTTGCAATTTTAAAAAATAGAGTCATAGGTTACTCTGACCAAGATTCAGAATTCTTTAATAATGTTTCGTGATATCGTTTGATTTATACCAATAAATGAAACAAATATTTAATGGAAAATTGTGAAGAAGATGAAAACATTATTTTGGAAACAAATGAATATGACTTAATTAATTTAAATACATATGATCGACCAAAAACAACTTTATTAATTAAACCATTACAAAACGGATTTAATTATCGATTAATTAACAATGCTTTTAGTAATTTGAAAGAAGGCATTAACTTAGGTTTATATATCGAAAAGATAAATGACCGTTTAACTAACTATGTTAATATCGGAAATATCAAGGTTTTTGTTATATCGGAAAAGATTTGCAAATACATTGAAAAAGATCAAATTTTATACATAAAACTTTTAAACTTCGTTAAAACAATTAGCACTATTAAAAATCATGTTATTATTTATCAAAACTTACCAGAAGGCTTAGATGAACTTATGGTAAAAACATTAGATGTACAATATGTTTGCAAATAG
- a CDS encoding ATP-dependent helicase has product MSKRDEILNSLNAEQKEALMYFDGPLRIIAGAGSGKTRVLTRKVAYLINELGISPRSILAVTFTNKAANEMSERVKQYVGEEANQIDICTFHSLSSKILRKEAIHVNLSNDFQIIDETDKKTIIAQLYKAEGISNEDVSYKNVMKIFSWAKNQGFSEDEIVKELDAKEKHRSNALVGKIYSKYNQYLTSKKCLDFDDLIIKVKELFDNFPEVAKIWSKKYSYVLVDEFQDTSTIQYDIVKYLSSNAQLTIVGDPDQTIYGWRGADVNLILDFDKDFKNTKTIILNTNYRSTKTILDAANKLIKHNKKRFSKDLITNREQGTPIEFIHAFSVEAEARWVVQKINELKKQKIQLKNIAIFYRSNYYSRPFEEELINENINHKIFNGQKFFQRTEVKNALAFLRVIYDGSDVSLNRIINVPNRKIGEATLKKLQEAANNKKLTLYSYLIKYYKELPVPLNVKNNIVKFLNKINLYRQALKSNSISVVLDKFLKEIGYYEHIEEETSLRGTAKDNVAELIRSIVTWEKKNPNKSIKEYLESVSLLSAGDEYDNFTNYVTLMTVHSAKGLEFDNIFLVGMSDQIFPNYKSLKSNSDDALEEERRLAYVAITRARNRLFISDSRGYLIGTDLEKKPSRFIREMGIELKNFILKTGSVGLDFDEIVDEKQIKALNKKIIVGDIISHTFFGEGQVVAVENDTISVRFTGQKTIKVLAKNHASIRLLKNRDD; this is encoded by the coding sequence ATGAGCAAACGAGATGAAATTTTGAATTCATTAAATGCTGAACAAAAAGAAGCTTTAATGTATTTTGATGGTCCTTTAAGAATCATCGCTGGAGCTGGAAGTGGTAAAACTAGAGTTTTAACTAGGAAGGTGGCTTATTTAATTAATGAACTTGGAATTAGCCCACGTTCAATTTTAGCAGTGACTTTCACTAATAAAGCTGCGAACGAAATGAGCGAACGTGTTAAACAATACGTCGGCGAAGAAGCTAATCAAATCGATATTTGTACTTTCCACTCTTTAAGCTCAAAGATTTTAAGGAAGGAAGCTATTCATGTTAATTTAAGTAATGACTTCCAAATTATTGATGAAACAGATAAGAAGACAATTATTGCTCAACTTTATAAAGCTGAAGGCATTTCAAATGAAGATGTTTCATACAAAAATGTTATGAAGATTTTCTCATGAGCCAAGAACCAAGGCTTTAGTGAAGACGAAATTGTTAAAGAATTAGATGCTAAAGAAAAGCATAGATCTAATGCACTCGTTGGAAAAATTTATTCTAAATATAATCAATATTTAACAAGCAAAAAATGTCTCGATTTTGATGACTTAATTATCAAAGTTAAGGAATTATTTGACAACTTCCCTGAAGTGGCAAAAATTTGAAGTAAAAAATATTCATATGTTTTAGTTGATGAATTCCAAGACACTTCAACTATCCAATATGATATTGTTAAATACTTATCTTCAAATGCTCAATTAACAATTGTTGGTGATCCTGACCAAACTATTTATGGTTGAAGAGGAGCTGATGTTAATTTGATCCTTGATTTTGATAAGGATTTCAAGAATACTAAAACGATTATTTTAAATACAAATTACCGCTCAACTAAAACAATTTTAGATGCAGCTAACAAATTAATCAAACACAACAAAAAACGTTTTAGTAAAGATTTAATAACAAATCGTGAACAAGGAACACCAATAGAATTTATTCATGCTTTTAGTGTCGAAGCTGAAGCTAGATGAGTGGTCCAAAAAATTAATGAATTAAAGAAACAAAAAATTCAGCTTAAAAATATTGCTATTTTTTACCGTTCAAATTATTATTCGCGTCCTTTCGAAGAAGAATTAATTAATGAAAATATTAACCACAAGATTTTTAATGGTCAAAAATTCTTCCAAAGAACTGAAGTTAAGAATGCTCTAGCATTTTTAAGAGTTATCTATGATGGCTCTGATGTTTCATTAAATAGAATAATTAATGTTCCAAACCGTAAAATCGGAGAAGCAACTCTTAAAAAATTACAAGAAGCAGCAAATAATAAAAAATTAACTCTCTATTCATATTTAATTAAATATTACAAGGAATTGCCAGTACCTTTAAATGTTAAAAACAACATTGTTAAGTTTCTTAACAAAATCAACCTTTATCGTCAAGCTTTAAAAAGCAACTCAATTAGTGTTGTTTTAGATAAATTCTTAAAGGAAATTGGCTACTATGAACATATAGAAGAAGAAACCTCACTTCGTGGCACTGCTAAAGATAATGTTGCTGAATTAATTCGCTCAATAGTAACTTGAGAAAAGAAGAATCCAAATAAGAGTATTAAAGAATACTTAGAATCAGTTTCACTACTTTCAGCAGGTGATGAATATGATAACTTTACAAATTATGTAACACTTATGACAGTCCACTCTGCTAAAGGATTAGAATTTGACAATATCTTTTTAGTGGGAATGAGTGATCAAATTTTCCCTAACTATAAATCATTAAAATCAAACTCAGATGATGCTTTAGAAGAAGAAAGAAGACTTGCTTATGTGGCAATTACCAGAGCAAGAAATAGATTATTTATTAGCGATAGTCGTGGATATTTAATTGGTACAGATTTAGAAAAGAAACCATCACGTTTTATTCGTGAAATGGGAATTGAACTTAAAAACTTTATTCTTAAAACAGGTTCTGTTGGCCTTGATTTTGATGAAATAGTTGACGAAAAACAAATAAAAGCTTTGAACAAAAAAATTATAGTAGGTGACATTATTAGCCACACCTTCTTTGGCGAAGGCCAAGTTGTGGCTGTTGAAAACGATACAATTAGCGTTAGATTCACAGGACAAAAAACAATCAAAGTTTTAGCTAAAAATCACGCTTCAATTCGACTTTTAAAAAATAGAGATGATTAA
- a CDS encoding RDD family protein, giving the protein MKFHKNINVWYRLLINLFDFGLFVTLAILNYYFLMVHKGVVKAINFYSFIIFSTVILLVLFLLIPLFYSSRTIGMLIFRVQIIPAKKMTPLALKLLPLRRNAFALIFWFLIILIPITLVMPNEFNDFSQFIIKKHEGNYRFQIASKLIIFLSGFWFTLILINYIMEMALRTRLGLFDRSTNTRVTYLKHYSQSSYLDEIKLLPFKSNNEAVIYIKK; this is encoded by the coding sequence ATGAAATTTCATAAAAATATTAATGTTTGATATCGACTATTAATTAATTTATTTGACTTCGGACTTTTTGTTACTTTAGCAATTTTAAATTATTACTTTTTAATGGTCCATAAAGGTGTTGTCAAGGCAATTAACTTTTATTCTTTTATTATATTTTCAACAGTTATTTTACTTGTGCTATTTTTACTAATTCCATTGTTTTATAGTAGTAGAACAATTGGAATGCTGATTTTTAGAGTACAAATAATACCTGCTAAAAAGATGACTCCTTTAGCTTTAAAATTATTACCTTTAAGAAGAAATGCATTTGCTTTAATTTTCTGATTTTTAATAATTTTAATCCCAATAACACTAGTTATGCCAAATGAATTTAATGACTTTAGTCAATTCATAATTAAAAAACATGAAGGCAATTATCGTTTTCAAATTGCCTCAAAACTAATCATATTTTTATCTGGCTTTTGATTCACTTTAATCTTAATTAATTACATTATGGAAATGGCTTTAAGAACCAGACTTGGACTTTTTGATCGTTCAACAAACACCAGAGTAACATACTTAAAACATTACTCACAATCAAGCTATTTAGATGAAATCAAACTGTTACCATTCAAAAGTAATAATGAAGCTGTAATTTACATTAAAAAATAG